AccccattttattttattttttttcaaaacaaaatttatattcataataaaaataatagaaaatctaaaattatataaaaaaaaaagtaaaatttcAAACGATTAGCTAACAAttagtaataaaaataatatatatatatatacactcatCAATTTTCACAAATTATTTCATTCAGACAAACATATTATTACACTCACAAAATCTTATATCTATTATCTTCATCATCTTAATTTTCTTTGTAATATTTAtttctataatatttttttatctgaAATGAATGAAAATATTAGATAATTTTCTTAGAAATTTTGTGAATTTTCCAAACAtggagaaaataaaatatattttctcaaATTTCACCAATTCCACCAAATTATCAATATTTTCGATTTGATTATTCTATGCAAATGCAATATCCACATAATTTTCCAAATTAGTTTGTTTCATCATTTTTCATATCGTCTTCTTTTTCATCGATTTTCTAATCTACGACTCACCGATATGCCTAATACATCTCTGACGGAAAACGAACCGTCAACTCCGACTTCTATCCCGAAGATTGAACTGTCTGAACGTGAATTCTAACTTAGCTCGCACATTTTGAGAAAGCGCATTTGAGATGTTCCAAGCTCGATAGACAATTGTCAGATTTCCAACTTGTTGTGGGTACATAAAAAGTTAAAACATATAATGTTAGTATGCATTATTTTGCACAATATGATTGTTGAATATGAAGGGGATCGCGTGACAAATTCGTACAAACGATTAAGGAGACGAACCCGCACAACTTCTCCAAGGCTTAAACCGATGATTACATGATTCTCTCTAAAAAATTCTGAACTACGTGAAAGTCAAATACATCACCAACATTGTACCAATTTAGTTCAacatatttgaaaataatagaaacAAAAATTCTTAAATCAGTATTTTACATATTTCGGACGTTTAATTTATAtgttgttttttgttttatgcaattgtgattttttctcctttttttgtactcttcatttcaaatttatgataaaagttttaattttaattaaattacacTTTTAAAATAAGATGAAATAATTTTCAAttgtaaaattaaaaattatatcaacatatattttaaataataatagttTAATGGGtgtaaataaaattgaaaatgtatttatttaatgcaggttttttttaaaactggGTCGGACGGATAGTTCTAACCGGTTTTACTGGGAATCGGTCACTAGTTCGATCCGACCTACTCTATAAAAGTTTTAACAATCAAAACTGATAATGTATCTGTCGGATCGGTCATGAACTTGTGAACCAgtttaaaacaatattttttaaatttttttcttatatatatttttaaaaaaattattttttatattttaaattttgtttttgttatatatacatataaataattatatgtgtatatatatacatatatatatatatatatatatatatataattatttgggttttgaaattaaattataacatTTGTTACTTCCTCATGGGCATAAATCACACAACCCAACTACCCctgtataaaaaataaaattataacattcgttaaataaaataaaacataacaTTTGTTAAGTGGGGCCTCTTGCGTAAGCGCGTTAAGAGTTatgttattaattaattaacataattgattaattaattactgaataataattttatGATTACCTTTCCCAACTCTAAGCAACTTTCCTTAAAATAAAGTAAATAATTGAATGATGAGcgagtttcatgtgagaccgtctcacggatcttaatctgtgagacgggtcaaccctactcatatttacaataaaaagtagtactctcagcataaaaagtgatattttttcacggataacccaaataagatattcacctcacaaatacgacccgtgagaccgtctcacacaagtttttgtcttgcaATGATACTCACGAAAGATATAGAAACACATCTAGAAACACCAAATATAACCTTATATCGGGAATGTTTttatctttatttaaatatcacatgaatatctcatatttttatgaaatttgacATATATATTGATGATACAAAGAATAATCATTGATCACTTCATAcgagaataaatattttaaatgtaacataaaataatccaaatataACTTTAAGAGAtaaatttgtaaaatatttttcttttagaaatgattaaattaataaattatgaaaaagtaataaaattaaaagtcattgtttgaaaataaaagtgaaaatttgaatttttctaaatgaatgtttatgataaataaattattgtaatactatttttttaattaaacataaaaaaatataattaaatgaataaGACTACTCTATCTcttcaaatatatttatttaccgAAATACCAtaatcatttttgaaaaattaaaatcaaatgagaacaACTTTGatagtttgattaaattaagcAAAAACTAACACATACTCTAAAGTTAAATAACTCGTAAAACTGATTATTTAAGTGATTATTGAATAATCACTTTTTATAGGTCGCAAAAGCTCTCTGAATAAGGAGTCtgtcttttgtgagacagtcacacgaatatttatctgtgagacgggtcaactctatcgatattcacaataaaaagtaacactcttagcataaaaagtaatgtttttaatggatgacccaaataagagatctgtctcacaaaataagatccgtgagaccataTCACACAAGTTTTAGCCTTGAATAAGTTCAAGATTATATAttagtttttgtttaatttaatcaaactatCAAAGTTGgtctcatttgattttaatgtttCAACAATGTTTCCTTATATTGACTCCGAGCCTTGAGGTGCAAAATGTAGTAGCTCACTTCATTCAAtgccataaaaataaaattaaagtaaattataaattttttataatatttgagcACATGATCTAACttgtaaattaaaaaatattaaaaattgggGAATGggatttgtattttgttatctGAAATATATATCTTGTATTTACACGAGCTAacttgtatttttatttatatgattTCTTGTTTGTATTAATAATAATGAATAATTAAGAATAGGGTCCCAGCATCATCACAGCGGAAGTTACATTAAGTTAGCGCATGACCATTTTAATTGTATCTTCTAGCTTTTCTAaaacaatataatttaatattttaaaaattagacaatgtttaatttattaaaaattttgagtctttaaattttaaattttatctacTATTTGtaattattagtattttttCGAGTAATACGAAATTTTGACGACAAaagaaatattttcttaacCTAAACAGCTTAATTAGTCAGTCATACATTTCAGCTTATATTTTAcatgaaaatttgaaaactataacatcattaaaaaaagagagagaaggAAAATCACCTAGAATATGTCTGACTCCCGATATATTTAGGGGGTGTATTCAATCTAaacttttaatgattttttttaaaatgtggaCTTTTGTGGAGTTGATGGTTTTTGATTGACTTTTATAGAATCTCATGGAATTGTAAAACATATTTCATAaacttttttttctaaatttttgtagacttttgtaaacttttataattgtgagttattttttattaatttcttttaaataattattggacatGTATAACCtattcaattttaattttttttatttatgaaaatgtaaatgaattttacttatttaaatgttaaataaatttagtttgtgaaaaacgacaaatgaactatccaatttattgaaatcaaaatttcaattctttatgtcaattcaacatattaatgaacaatatttttataagttcataataaaattttattaaaatgaacAATCAAAATAATAAGTAGTTCTTGAGATAGCGTATTAGTTCTTGCTCGTTGTTGTTCTTGAGTATCAAATAACTGATCAAAGTTGTCATCTCTATAAACTTGTGCCGATGAAGACAATTGAGCTTCATTATCtggttcaattttttttagagAAGTTCAATTAAAGGACCATCTTAATTAATTTGGGAATgacaatcaagaaaataaaactctaaaattaGATCCTACACTGAGAAAAAACTATGGCTCTTAAATCATTTACTGTATAGCATAAGAAAGAATAATATGAATGCTGAAGTACTCCTAAGTTTTTTCAATAATCATACTGATTCAAGAAAAAACACAATTCATCATATGTCGGATCATTCATCATTTTTATGAGATGAAAGAAAATTTATGAAATACAATAATCATAATGATTCaagaaaaaaacaacaattcatctatttttacacataaatattggcaatataataaattcaagaatgACCAATCATACCTTTGaatagaagaaatttttttgaGAGGGTGAAGAACCCTAGAGATggcttgagatagaagagagatagcgtatttttcaaaaaagaaaGTCCATCAAAATCTTTGGTATAGGTGGAAGAATATTTTAGATTTTCTGCAATTGTACATAAGGCTTCAAGGTTTGtacattaataataaaataagaatCCTTGAAAATCTATGGATTTTTTGGATACCTCTTGACTTTTggagagttttaaaaagtcaagtttgaataccacatgactttttaaaactctaccaaaatccatgttgaataccactaaacatatatagagtcattaaaagtttagattgaatacctctagattttaaaattccataaaagtcattaaaagttcaTATTGTAATTTATCTGTCAATGTAGATAGATTTAtggttaagattggaacttggacctaactcaactccAAAAGCTAGCTAGGGAGGATTTTCCAAGTCAATATATGTAACTCCATAGTTATTTATCCAAACGCCGATGTGGAACAACAAACACACACCCCTcccgcccaggaatgaacatctggagcgtgaagtttacaaatgacccaattatgggcagaacatGTGACCCAATTATGGACAATACAACACATAACCGTGGAacctgggctctgataccatgttaagattacAACTTGGCCATAACTCAactccaaaagctagctcaaggggggaggattgtccaatttcatatatgttACTCcgaggttatttatccaaccgatgtgggacaataaCATTCATAATCTGATTTTATGATTTCTCTGGGGAAAATCACAAAATTCAAGCTATCAAAATGACACCAAATTTGTCGTGAAACACCATCCATCCAAAGCGTTGGTGGCGGACGAAGAAATGTGACCAAAGGAAGCATAGGTCACTATTCGTGCGGGCCAAACTTCAGTGAACAATCCATTCagagaaagaaaaaaatgattTCTCACTTCTTTATTCGTGAGATTAATCAATTCTGTTTATATTTacgataaaaaaataaagtttttcacataaaagtaatttttttcatttgtgACCTAAATAGAatattcatctcacaaaattaaccCATAAAATCGTCTCATATGAGTTAGtgtgaaaaagaaaaaacaaacaaaaaagacaaaaacttgtgtgagacggtttcacagggTCGTgttttatgagacatatctcttatttggatcatccacgaaaaagtattaatttttatgctaaaattattactttttattgtgaatattgataggATTGACCGTCTCATATATAAAGATTTGTGAAATTGTTTCACAAAAGATCTACTCATGAAAGAATGCCCAGCACCAAATTATGTACATGCAATATATTATTGTGTCGTTTAAAATTTGATCAAAATTATCCTGTCAACTTCGAGTCCTCTAAAATATCTTTCGTGGTAAAAGGGAAAATTGTTTTCTATTGAATGAAGGATCCAATATAGACTTTCCCCAATCAAGGCGGCTTCAAAGTGCTTTAAGGAACAAAATAGAATGTATTCGTTTCATCCAATGATGATTTTAGTTACTTTGACGACATCGAAAGTTGTTCTCGATTAGATTTAATAAAATCACACGTGAATGTATTTGTtccatttcattttaaaaagaaaataacaaTCCATAGCCGGTGTAAAATTCGAACCTTATTTGAACTAAGAGTAGGTTTattatgagagaatctcattaaTTTATATCCATGATACATCGATCAGTTCCATATCTAGAACAAAAAAACAATGTTTTtatgatactttttcatgggtcgAATCGGATCGAAGAATCGGCTAAGAAAATTGATTCATGAGACGATTCAACGAGAGTTTGTGTGTTTAATTAAATCAAAGTAAAAAGCatgaactaaaaaaaaaaaacaaaacaaaaaacaaatccCGGGTTTTCGCAGCGGATTTTGGTCCAACAATTGTCGAGGAAGATTTAAAAACTAATTAGTATGACAATAATTAGTCTGCGAATAATAAATATCAGAATTAGAATAAATAGTGAAACATTTATTTATCtgtatatttttcataaattttttGACAATTGTGGAGGGCCTGAAATTGTATATGACTTCTGACAATTCGGACAAGAGAAATTAACTTTGACCAGCAAAAGTCGACAATATATTTTTAACGAGAAGTGATTAAAATGATATGAGAAGTTGATCACCTTAAATTTCTATATTTTGTTTATCAAATTCGAAAATGATCCTGCTTAACGAACCGCTGAGCTCGAGCTATTATCgagtttaataatattaaaattaaccGAGCTTGAGCCTCGTAATAAAATCCCGAGCTTGTATATACATTAAACCACTGAGATGGAGCAAGATATTGTTCAGCTTAAGTCAGATTATTTACATCTTAGTTGGAGGTGGAAAAATATGGGGATACCGGTGAAGAGAAAACTGAGTATTGTTGCGAAGTTGAGTCTAAAATGGGGTAGATGAGATTTTAACTATGTGGGTATTACCTTAACTTCATTTCAACGGATAAGATTTTGTCACACATacaatttctaaaaaaaaaagtgggtcctatatatatatggacaaatcttggccatccatcctatcatgaGGACAATATCGACATAGGTATGATTAAATAAACCCTCAAATAGATGGTCAATATTATAATAATGTCCTTGTCTAGATTTTATATACAAATAAAATTGAGTGTATTTAAACCCACTCATTAAAATGACTAAGTGATTTTTTTAAGAGGTTAATATATTTGATGCTCACTGAAAATTTAGGGTCTGATTCCAACAAGTGACACTAGTCCAGACACATGCTTCGAATTTGACCTGAGCCTGAAATCGCGAAAAAGACCGTTAGAAGGGGGCCAAGAATGTGTCCCGGCATAGCCCCTCCAACACTCAAGTTAACTGGGCCTATCATGGACCTTCTATCTTAGTTAGGGATGGGCCAGAACCCACGATCCGGTGTGGGCTCGATTGGGATGGACTCATCCATGATGCATCAATATTATTAAATGATAGAGATTTAACTACTCGTGGTCgatgaaaaaaattatagtaATTAAGTTACCCAATTTGGTGGTTAACTATGGAATTCATTTTAAGATATGGTTATACAAATACTTGTGaacaaataaaatcaaacaaTTTTAATGTTAATTAGGAATCAAATATACCATTTAGTTACGAGGCAGCAGGCGTATAAGGGGTTCatagttaatattttaaaagtgggtctcatgtcaattttactcatattcacaataaaaagtagtactcttagcataaaaagtaatactttttcatggttgacccaaataagagatatgtctcacaaatacgactcgtgagaccgtctcacacaagtttttgccataatttaaacaataaaataatattttgaaatctaattacaaaatttataccaaaataaattttttttggaatATAAGTAGAATTGACATGTCTCATTCGTGATATTGTCTCATAAAAGATTTACTTATACTTAATTGGCCTGCTTCATAGACTTATCGGACATACCTAATTTTTAGCATCAAATGCTCGTGCAATTAATCTATACAACACACAATTTAAGTGAAAATAAAAAATCCACAATGcaaaaacatttttttcccTATAATTCAATTATACAGAGAAAATTTAGATAGAATTTTACTAATATCCTTTTACATAACACTATATCTTTCTGAAAAAATATTCACCATTTTGCTCGGTTCATAGatcttaataataatttatatttaaaatcatacgagctaaatatttttcttttaaatattttttcagttAAAGTAGGTATAAAACTCTAACAAAAAactatcccaaaaaaaaaaaatactctaCAAAAAATAGTTTATCAAAAATGGATGATCACATAgtaagtttttaaaataaataccatgaaaaaaatttaaaaatatatatatataaaaagcaTTATGAAAAGCCGGCTCCGAGCCCCTGAATTCTCACAAATTTATTTCTATTGATTGGAAATATGATAATTTGATTTCAAGATTATTTGTTttctaacatttaaaaaaacatattagagaTCGACCAACATTACGATTTAGTAGACTACATAGATTTTAGAATAGGGAGTAgagactttttttaaaaaaaatctgaatTCGGTAGACCCATAAAAAAAACTTTAGAGGAGAGGTCCTCTGAAATATGCGCAAAGGGTCTATCTAAATTATTGGTGGAAAAAAATATCGAATTTTCGGTATACTGTGATTACcgtaatgaaaaaaaatatcgaATTTATCGAATTTTCGGTATTCCGAAGATTTCGGTACGATACGGTAGCAATACCGAATTTTTCGGTACTATAATAATATgcaatttgaaaatttcagtGTATATCAGaataccaaaatattgaaaaaatatacaaaaattttaaaatatataatattttaaaacaataaatttataaacattttaaaatgtaAAGTTTTTTTTCGGTATAAAACGGTATATACCGATATAATACCGAAATGTCAGTATACCGTACACTTTCGGTATAATGAACATGCTAGTTATATGTATCCAAATTTTCGACATGATATCGGTATGAATTTTCTAATATCGTAATTTTCGGTACGGTACGAGATATCACCCCTAATCGAAATATAGCATGCTAAATTTCTTGTTTGCTGAATTTTAACACTTacttatttttatgatttatagcATGTCaacaaaacttataaatatacaacattttatttatgagtaaaaatattatatggttaatttttttttaattctttaGAGGTGAAATTTTTTTAGTTAACAAAATTAcactttttatatttattaatggAAATACACCTCTACATGGCGCCATGACAAATTAAATTTATACATTTACTAAtactttatatataaaaaaaagagtaggtctcttgtgagccAGTCTCactaatctttatctgtgagacatgtcaaccctacctatattcacaataaaaataatattcatggatgactcaaataagagatctcacaaaatacgactcgttagaccgtctcacacaagtttttgccataaaaaaatacaaattgaAAAGAGTTGAAGCATGGTTATGAAACATAATTTACCTTATCTTCTTGTTATTAAAAGAGTCGAATgactttaaaaaaatatatatatagtcaaGGGTAATTTTTCCGATTATAAACAAAAAAagtagaaaaaatatatatatatttttatcacaaatttatatgtaaatCTTATCCCGAAAATAATAGGGAAgttattaaaatatttgttgtaataatatttttttaaaaagtttttAGCTGCGTATATAAAACGTGAGCATTAAATACAGATCTGAGGTTGGGGGTGTGAAGAAACTTCGAGGAAATAGTGTTTCTTGAGTCTAGAATATAATTGAATCTGTCCTAGTCCCGTGTGGATAGCAGTACTATTTGTCCCCCGGCCAGAAAATATAGAAATACAACTGGGTTTTCGTATTTTCGGGGGTATGTCTGTCTATTATTGATTGGAAATAGTCTATTTCAAGATTGATTTTTTATTGTTTCGGATCGGTTTTTTTGGTGGGTTTTCGATCGTTCTCAATTGGGTTCTCGTTTTTCAGGAGTTTTGACTTTTAAATTTCAAGTCGTGGTGGCAACTAAAAAGGTAAATCCTTTGATTTTCTGCATTGAATTGCGTCGACAAAAGCTGAAGGATTTGGCTTTGTTAAATTTATCTTTGATTGTTGCTGAGGTTGCAAGTCATTTGGATGGCCGGTGGTTTCTTTTTCTGTTAAAGTGATGATGGAAGCTTGGGCTTGagttttgaattatttatttGCAGATGTGCTTTCTGGACTTGATATTGGTATATCTTGGGGATTTACGGTTGTTTCTTTGATGATCTAAAGTTTTTGTTCCGACATTTTATCCAGAAGTTGGCATATTATCTTGCTTGTTAAATGCATATTAATTGAACTTTGAAATCGGGTGCTAAGGTTGAATAAGAAGAGTACATTATTGGAATTCTTTGCTAGTTTCCTGTACTTATCAATTAGTGATAATTTTGGAAGATAATGGATCTAAACCATATGAATGGAGAGGGGGAGGATCCAGATAGAGAACCACTAGCGGGCAGAAATTCTAAAGAAAGCCATTTTAACCTCTCCCGTTACCCCGGTGCCGTGAGACAGAAAGCTTATATATTCGATGGTGAAGGGAGTTATTATAACAAGGAATGGGATCTTATGGAGGGTAGAggcaaagaattctgttggtaTCATGTCGAGCTTCCGAAAGGAAACCAGAAACTTTCACAATCAGCACAATATCTTATTGACGTTCTTTGCCCGCCCTTGAAGCTTCAAGACATACTCTCACTCGTTAGCAATGGACCCTTTTGTGGGTACGTTGATGGTGCTCTGGTATTCCGAGTTAATTCACCTGGTCCTGCTTCTAGTAAATTTACGTTTAGAATTGCTGCAAGAGTTACTGAGCGTTCGATTATTACAGTTTCTTTGGGTCGTGTTCCGAGACTGGGATTCTCGCCAGTGTACGAGTCTTTGCTGTCGGAGATTCCGGTTGTGGAGAGTCCTGGTTATGGGAATACAGAGCAGAAGGATAGGGGTGGTGGGATGGTGATTCAAGAACATgttcttgattttcttttgaCGATGAATCATTCTGAGGAAGCTGATAATCCTGTTCCTAGAAATGTTTCAAATCTTGTTGTTCATATAATCGATACTCATGTggatcaacttcaagatgttgtTTCCAAGCTTGAGATTGAGATGAACTCGATCGAGTTCGAACTGGACAGAGGTACATTTTTTTCGAATGCAATATGTGAACTGATCTCATGAAAATGCTAATCTTGGTCTGTCTGTGGAATCAGTAAATTATGCATATTTTGTCGATCTTCTGCCGCTGGAGTATGTAGATGAAACTAGTTCTCGTGACTGCATTTGGAATTCGATTAATAATGCTGCATAAAGTTTTCAATGTTCTTTTTTCTGCATCTACGTGCacctaacacacacacacacacaccctcTCTTGTAATTATATGAAAACTTTCACAAACAATAAGATGGAAATTCGATTTTCATTTCAATTTTTGGAGTATCATTGCCTTTGTAATACATAATTTTTGATCTGGTTACAGGTGGTTTTGCTTTGAAGAAACAAATGTTAGATGACAGAAAATTTCCAAAGTTGCATCTCGACTTGCAACGACTATTACAGGTTCTCAACATTTGATACATGGTCAAATGAAGTTAGTGAAGAGGCCAAATTCTGATTCATATTCTAATTTCATTGATCTTATCCATGTTTTACCAAACTACAGGTGATTGCACACGGTGAGCAAGTATTCCCTCGAGTTAAGGAGAAATGTTCATCAAAAGAGTGGTTTGCGCACGAAGATGTAAACGCCTTAGAGGAGTTGATTGGACGTATAAGGAGACTGAAGGAGAATGTTGGGTTTATCGCAAACCGTATAACAGCAATTCAAGCCGGCCTCGACAGCTGGCAATCCGAGCAAATAAACAGAAAACTATACTATCTTTCTTTCCTTTCCATCATATTTCTTCCATTATCAATAATCACAGGAGGTCAGTTCTTCACCTAGCTCTCCTTTGTATCTTTTCCACACCCAGTAAttagtttcttttctt
This region of Primulina eburnea isolate SZY01 chromosome 14, ASM2296580v1, whole genome shotgun sequence genomic DNA includes:
- the LOC140812083 gene encoding uncharacterized protein encodes the protein MDLNHMNGEGEDPDREPLAGRNSKESHFNLSRYPGAVRQKAYIFDGEGSYYNKEWDLMEGRGKEFCWYHVELPKGNQKLSQSAQYLIDVLCPPLKLQDILSLVSNGPFCGYVDGALVFRVNSPGPASSKFTFRIAARVTERSIITVSLGRVPRLGFSPVYESLLSEIPVVESPGYGNTEQKDRGGGMVIQEHVLDFLLTMNHSEEADNPVPRNVSNLVVHIIDTHVDQLQDVVSKLEIEMNSIEFELDRGGFALKKQMLDDRKFPKLHLDLQRLLQVIAHGEQVFPRVKEKCSSKEWFAHEDVNALEELIGRIRRLKENVGFIANRITAIQAGLDSWQSEQINRKLYYLSFLSIIFLPLSIITGVFGMNVGGVPWTVQRDPALKDGFRNVMFLCFTMLVIVLLCFIFPALYNRITEWRRKEVLKKSYSLTKKSYIRTTGVERSEKEGYLRL